A window of Solanum stenotomum isolate F172 chromosome 9, ASM1918654v1, whole genome shotgun sequence genomic DNA:
ATAAATAACTTCTCGTCTGCTGGTCCTGGAGTATATGATGCaaataattctttgttggcACAAACATGGCATGAAGCACCAAAATCTATCCACCATTCTCTTGGATTTCCAACCAAGTAACATTTTGAAAGTATTGCACAAAGATCGTCCATATCTTCTTTGGATTCAGCCAAATTTGCTTGatccttcttcttttccttcttggGACCCTGACATTCAGTAGCCCTATGACCACGCTTGCCACAATTGAAGCAGTTtccattgaatttcttcttaggaggattgctctttggaccagatgttttctttcttttctttgattttgtgggatcttcttcaacaatatttattcAAGATATTGCTGAATTACCACGTGACCTCTTTTCTGCGGCCTTGTTATCCTCTTCAATTCTCAGCCTTACCATGAGATCTTCAACCGTCATCTCCTTGCgtttatgtttcaagtagtttttgaagtccttccacaacGGAGGTAACTTCTCAAGAATGACCGCCACTTGAAAAGCATCATTCACAATCAATCCTATattaaagattatgtgagtattaagaATAGACTTAATATGTTCAACATAggcattaaataaatttataccttcatCAAGGAGATCATGAATTATGACCTGGAGTTTTTGAACTTGGGTGACGACGGTCTTACTGTCTATCATCTTGTAGTCCAAAAACTTTGCCACAATGAACTTCTTCATTCCGACATCCTCtattttgtacttcttttctaaaGCATCCCAGAGTTCTTTTGAGGTCTTGACACTACTGTACACATTGTACAGATCATCCACTCAGAATATagtttttacacaaaaaatctGAATGTGTCCATGCTTCTCTTACCAAGAATCGTTTTTTGGCCAGAGTTTCATTCGACATAACAAGAACATTCTCATTAATGAACCTCTGCAGACTCAACGTAGTCAGATAGAAGAACATCTTTTGTTGCCATTTCTTGAAGTCGACTCCAGAAAACTTTGCAGGTTTCTCAGCCGGTGCAAGGGTAGCAGTTGAACGATTATGTGCAACTGATGTTATTGCAGCACTCACTGTTCCAacatttacttgacttgaatttGTCATTTTTCTGTCACAAATGGCAGACAATTTTAGTATGTGAAATACTAACAGTAAAGAATAAATTCTTACACAGCCTGTTTCTGATTTAACGATaaagtttttatgttcttttaatcgttaatcgaatgaattttaaaaattcaaacaggttagaaaaccataaaggttttaatctccaaaaacttcaaatacagaaactattaaatttcttaagattgttatCTCCTATATTTAGGTTAGTCAAAAAatagaaacagaaaaaagatgtAACAGACagacagaaaaataaaatttgagtccacagaacccactgtgtTTCCTTATGAAGTTTAATCTTCTCAAGTACCCGATGTTACATATTAATTCCTccaagataaaatggattaacTATTAGAGaagtagtggtacctcaaacttcactAATTTTagcgaacgcaagaacaacaacaagagaacacacagactcagtcgatcaataattttgtttttgtaagaaaatgtatgtagagaggaaaaaaaattcagtGTTCAAAACTGGAAAAAgactctctatttatagccatttgaAGCAAGGAACACGTCTGTTCAGGCAAATCTATTCAGACATGTCTTTCCAGAACGTTGTGTCTTTATGAGAAAAATAACGTCTTTTCGGAAGGAACAGATCCCTTCAACCGAATTTATCGTTACGcgcaaatttcaaataattatgttACGCAAAATTAACTCTGTTAATTAACTAACattctaaattaatttataagagaaaggaaatcaattaatgagattgattaaataaattttgtccaaaaatatcatcaatcacatcatttgccaaatccaaaGCCAAAGCTGAGGCCAAGGcggagcgagcgacgacgacggcgcgagggggcaccttcttcttaaccctttaagaactaaaagaagtgtttcctaatataatgacaacaattttcctttcttctaccaatatgggagaaatgacttttcattttctcttcaaATTGATTCCTCAAcattttccattttctcttcttatttcccattcacaccttgctaaaaccCAACATATGGCAGATATATAGGCATATAGGCAAAGCCGCAAAGGCTACGCTTCATAAGTGTGGCCAATAAAGAAACAAAGGTCACACTATCAAAGTATAGCTCCAGGACGTATAAGTATTGTTATATGGGTTGTAACAAGCGTGGTCTTTGATATCATTAAGTCATGCTTTTGAGCGTGGTTTGTAAGACTACATTTGAAAAGCGTGGCCTTAGGTCAAATCACAAATGTTACACTGATTTTGGCCACCCCATAAAAGCGTTGCTGAAAGTTGGAAAGTGTGGTTTTAGATCAAAGGCACAATTTCAAAAGGTGGTTGAAGGCATAACATATTGTAAGAATTACCGGTGATTTGTCAAGttttttcccaatttttttgtttgggaATATCTATCACTCCACGGGTCCTAAATTAGAGTTGGAGTCCTAAATATGAAATAATCCTTGAGTTTTaacatggagcactaatagtctCTCATTTGTAACAAcggtgcacttttggtcctctctcaaatttctttttattttctaatattgaTTTTGTCcacaattttatatatgaaatgttcattttttttattatatatgtagtagaaataataactcaatgtgaGAGAAGATGAGAAAAAGAACACCCTGTTTTCTTCCGTAGAAATATTAttgcaactaaaccaaaaacacCTTGTTAACTCCTAGATATTCAGAATAGTAAACCAGAAACAAttaagatgaaaagaaataaaactatccgagtccacatAACCCAATGTGTGtcaatttaatcccctcaatgTACTCGAGGTCACAAATTGTTTCCTCCCAAGATAATATAGATAAACTATCAAAGaagtagtggtacctcaaacttcaataacttcgaTGAATTCAAAAGTCTACAACAAGATCACACACATACTCTGTTTTGTTTGTAAGAAAATGAATGCAAAcgaaagaaaattttgattcagaaaaatgagagaaaacttctctatttatagctaacaaagGATAATATAAAAAGGTGTTAATTGTGCTTAGATTTAAAATCATCCTTAATATTTCACTTGGAGCACAAATAGTCCCTCTTGTTTATTAAGGTGGTGCACATTTGGTCACTTTACTAACTGACCGTGAAGTTTTAACAATCCTCTTCCCCCTAATATTGCAACAACAATTccataatataaaaaatgaagatcATTATTTGCATAGTTCAAAAAAATAGATTCAACTACTTTTCTTGTAGATTTGCTGAGAGTCATAGCTAAGAAAAGATAggaaaaaacacaataaattttCGCTAATaaatttcttctctcttttgttGTTATGCTCACATAATCGTCACCATGACTATAATTCAAATTTCCTTTTAAGTAGATTTCCCTTTGCTTGATATGTTCTGTAGACCTTTATTGCCATGAAAACTAGATAAAGAAACAAGTAATTTATTGTTAGTATTTGCAACCAAAGCTGAGATACAAAGTACATCTAAAAAAGGAGTAATTCTATGGTAgctaattactccctccgttcatgTTTACTCATTTATATTTGACTTGACATACATCTAAAGATATAAtggataaaattttaatttatcacaTCATCCTTAATTGGTAAGTCATCCATTCACCGAAAAATGAATAGTACTtaataataagaatatgaaatggaaaattatctcttaatttttcaaaataaacgAGTAAAAGTgaatatctatttttagtataattaaaaaaataaaaataattagaggAAGTAGAATTGTTTATCTTTTAAGAACAAAGCTATCTTTAGGCTGTACAAGTTGTTTATAATATTTCAAATGGTTCCTGGTATTTATAACCAAATGGACAATTATTTATGTGAATATGTGCgtgtaaattgaaaaaataatcttGGAGAATTATGTTTAGTTAAATTGTGAGTTGGAAATGCTACAAggataaaagataataaaaaagaagaagctattttttctattaaaagtTACTACTGTTAGTTAGTGGGAATACTAAAAGTGCActatttgacaaataaaaaagacttaTTAGTGctctatataaaaaaacaagaatgAATTTGTGTCTAAGCCTAAAATGAGGGACGATTTTTGACCTTTTCTCAAAGAGTAATCCACTAATGATCTTTGACCAATTTTGACTCATCTTCCCAATTCCTCTTCCGGTCGTCTTCCCCTATTGTTTCACCTTCCAGTTTCCCAAATTGAATCATGGAACTGATTGAACGGTATGAACCTTTGAATGCCCAAGAGTTATGGACTGAACTATCACATTGGAGGGAGGATCGTGTGGAGGGAGAGTTTGTGTACTTAGAACACAACCTCTCCCAGTATTTTAGCAAAACACTCAAAAATCCCCCGAATGATCCCAACGGTAATGAGTTTTTTGGGGAAACCGTGAATCTTGGGTGGAAGAGTTCGAGTCCTTTTGAAGTGTTTATGGATGAGGAGCCGGGTGGTAATTCCGATGATCCTGTCGTCCTTGAAAATCTGAAGGAAAAATTTCGACATTCAACCATCGGAGAACTTACTAGTTACTATGTAGTTGCAGAACTAAGGAAAAAATACATAAGTAGATTTCTGTCTAAATTGGGAATCAAAAATATCCCAAAGGGTTCGTTCGATACGTATTTGTAAGTCtctaattattgtttttattattttgtaacaTTGTCATTCCAGTGGTAGGGAAATATAAATTGTATAGGAAATTTTGGGAGCGTGAAACTTGAGTGGTTGTGGATCAATAGGAAGAGGGTAAGGAAGTAATGcgatgttttatttttaagataaataagatggaagttttatttttaagtgtaTGTCATGGTTAGGTATCCCTGGGAAGCGTAAGTTGTTTAGAAATTCAGTTGGGTACAATATATCTTTCTCGTCTGTGTTCACGCTTGCTTTGCACACATTGTCTGTCTGTTAATATGTTCTTCCTTCCCCTGGTATCATCTTCATAATTGCGTCATTTAGCTCATGCACCAGTTCATTTTTAGGTGTGAGTATTGCTCTTTCTTTCAAGTATGCCAGGTCCTTGTACTTCTGTAAGAGCGATGGATATATTGCATCCACAATTGATATATGATTTGGTTTTGAATATGATTTTCTGGTTTTTGTAATGCAGTAACAAAGATATTTGCTTAATTACGTCATTAATTTGGTTTTGAGTATGATTTTCTGATTTCTGTAAGGCAGTAACAAAGTCGTTTTCTTAATTATGTCATTAATTTGGTTTTGAGTATGATTTTTTGATTTCTGTAATgcaataaaaagtaattttcttaattatgtaattaatttGGTGTTGAGTATGATTTTTTGATTTCTGTAATGCAGTAAAAAGACATTTTcttaattatgtaattaatttGGTTTTGAGTATGATTTTCTGCTTTTTGTAATGCAGTAACAAAAACATAGTTTCAGAGATTAAGCAGACTAACAGAGGATTCAACATGCTATTCACTGCGAGAAGGGCTCGTATGGATTTTGCTTTGGTTGAAGACAAGTCAGCTTACCGACGTCACCAAAGATTCATTTGGCGTACTCTCGATTCTCTGGTAAGGTCCAGAGCAATTGATGATTCTATTAGGACAGATGAATTCCTAGCCGTCGAATGTAGGGCTGACGTAGAAGGTACATTGGGAGGCTACCCTGAAGTTCTTCTTAGATATGGCTTCAAGTTGAGTTGGGGTTCAATAGACGCTCGGAAGTCCTTTCTAGAAGAAATCGACACAACAACGTATACTCCCCAAATGTGCAACTTAATTTGGAATGAGTTTGGGCTATACGACAAAGCCATCCACTTTAGAAATGCACTCTTGAAAAAAAGGTTTTACAAGCATGTCAAAAATAGCAGATTGAATATACCTACCAATCGTAAGCTGCAAAAACACTTCCGAACCTATGTTACTTACATAAAGCAGCGGGACCGAACTAAGAAAAACATGTCAGACAAGGAtctccaatatttttttatggctCTCCCAGCAGACATTCAGACATCATTTAAGTCTCATTGCACAAAATATTGTTCAGCATTTCGAGACTTCATTAATCAGACAATGGTAACCCATTCACAGTATTTGTCTCGAGTGGTCAAAACTGCCAATCGTGCCATACGAGATAATGAGGCTCTGGGTGGGAATGAGAATGAGAACGAGAACGAGAACGAGGAGGATAATGAGGGGAATGAGAACGAGGAGGATAATGAGACTGAGAGTGAGTCCGGGAATGAGAACGAGGAGGATAATGAGAATGAGAGTGAGTCCGGGAATGAGAACGAGGAGGCTGGTCCAGAGGCTGATCCGGCTGGTCCGGAAACTGATCAAGAGGCTGATTCAGATGATGTCTAATAGTAGAGCTGGTATGTTTGCTACAAATTCTGTGAGTTTATGCATTTTATAGACTCTCTTGATCTGGCATAGAATTTTGGCAGATAGGTGTAGAtccttctcttctcttcttgtTTTTACCTTCATACTGCCACTGAAGTTGTATCTGTGGACATCCTTGTAAACTATTAAAACCCATCCATTTGTCTAACCAAAAAAGAGTCTTGTTGTCATTGTTTACCTTGATAATAGATTGACTTTTAAGGAATGGCCAGGAGAGCCTGATGGATAGTGACTTATTTAGTTACCCAATTATCCAGCTCCCCATACTTGTTTTTTATGACATTACACCATAAGGCTTGAGCCTCTTGTGGGTGTCTCCATAACCATTTCACCTTAAGAGCTTTGCTTTGGTTTTTAAGGTTCTTGATGCCTAATCCACCTTGCCTTTTGGTTGTGATTATTTTCTTCCATTTGACCAGGTGATATCCTTTCTTCTCCTTGTTGCCTTGCCACAAAAAAATTCTCCTCATTTTATCCAACCTTTGAGCCACTACCGGCTTTAGTTTGGGAAAGAAAACGTTATTTGTCATTGCATTTGTGTAAATTGGATTACTTTTTAGGACACACTAACTGACCTCCAAAGGGACTGGGTGACTGACTGGCATGCTCTTCTTGTTTAGAGATACATTTGTTTTATTATCTTCCGATGTTACTTGTTGAGAATATCTTGTCCTCTTCCTTTGCGCTTttctttgtaatattttttctcatggAGAAAAACATATTCTTGCATCACCCTATTAGAAGATCTGATCATTTCTACAAATGTGTATCATGTATTTTCTATTGGGTGAGATTTCTTCTACAGTTTTTATGTCCATCTTTTATACCCTGATCAACTATTAATAAAAGCAAAACAACTCTTCTGTTTGGAACACTTTCTACAGGAAGAAAGGGTATTCAGATATTTGTTTATTGTTTAAGCATATACTCTATATCTCTTGGTAGTGAAACTTGGAAGCATTTTAGGTAAGGGTGCagagtattttttaatttcaattaagCTTTTGAGCAAGTGAATTAGTTCATTGATTTTTCTATAACTTGTTGAGGAATATGTGTTAAATTGGTTATCAATGCAATCAATGCAGAGTGAGATTTTAAGTCATAAAGGTGATAGTTAACTGTTGTGTCATTTTATAGTTTAACCACAAAATGGAGGAGAAAGCGTTGTTCCCATCAGTTTGAACTTTTGATGTACTAACATAATTAGCTCTCGTCAACTATGGTAACATGAAGAGACTATAAAAAGTTGTGAGCTTATTGAATACTCACGATATGAATGTTTTGTTAGACTATATTGTAAGCTGCCACAATTGCATATTTAGTCAGTTGCTATGTACTGACAAATACATTTTCAATtattgataccaagtttattaATAatagtgttgacacccaattttggacctccacaatataaattaatcatcgaacTTCTTCAATTTcgaacgatttgaaataattagttttataaaaaaattaaaaatatttttcaagtttcttttaattaattttatcatttttataatttttaagtaatatatatgttttatataattttgtatataattagtatagtttataaatttttgaaaatagtcTCAAAAAGATTGTGTTTTAATTAAACATTNATACTCTATATCTCTTGGTATTGAAACTTGGAAGCATTTTAGGTAAGGGTGCAgcgtattttttaatttcaattaagCTTTTGAGCAAGTGAATTAGTTCATTGATTTCTCTGTATCTTGTTGAGGAATATGTGTTTAATTGGTTATCAATGCAATCAATGCAGAGTGAGATTTTAAGTCATAAAGGTGATAATTAACTGTTGTGTCATTTTATAGTTTAACCACAAAATGGAGGAGAAATCGTTGTTCCCATCAGTTTGAACCTTTGATGTACTAACATAATTAGCTCTCGTCAACTATGGTAACATGAAGAGACTATAAAAAGTTGTGAGCTTATTGAATACTCACGATATGAATGTTTTATTAGACTATATTGTAAGCTGCCACAGTTGCATATTTAGTCCGTTGCTATGTACTGacaaataaattttcaattattgataccaagtttattaATAATAGTCACACTTCTAAAACTGAAAAGCTTTGAGAGGAGAAACAGCTTTTCATTCAAGGTAACAAAAGAAGCAAAAGAGAATGCATCTATAGATTCATTTGGCAAAAACATGGTGAAGGTGCTTCCCCTGTAGACATGGATGAACATGATTTTACCGTTGTGGCTGAATTGATGTAAGTAACAGAATAAGGTTAACACTAATTTGTCCTCTATGCAagaactatttaaaataaattttgctaTTTTGCGATCTTCAAtagttgttaattttttttctggttcatttaaaatttttaggTGTGTAATGATGGAAACGGGTGCCTGATCCATATGAACAAAAGATCTCGGGTATGTCAACATAATTTCAAGATTTTCTTTCCAAGATGTCATTATTTTCTGTAATTCAATTGCTCATGCTGAGCACAAAATGAAAGCACTACCTTTTATGGATCAATTGGTAGGCTGTGATAAGTTGAAAAGTAAATATAATGGGGAGctttttcttaatataataaatataggATCTCTCCCTATAATATCATGGTAGTAAACAATTGGAGTTTATGAAGTTTATAACGGAGTGAGGCATGTCTTTTCAAGAAAGAGCTTAAAGCCAAGATTTGTACCTTAGTGTACAGACTGTTCAGGTTCTTCTCGAGTTTAAGTGCAAGAccaaataatttctcaaaataaaaataaaaatgcaagaaCATGATCTGtaaaaaaaaggttgaaaacattcaaaatctgaCTTTCATGCTTAATTCAACAAAGTAAGAAACATTTTGTAATTAAGTGATCTATTTGTATAAGTTGCCACCTATTCTTGCCAAGGCTGTTAGTTTGTTTTCTCTTGATCCGTACATCTCTTTTTTGGTTTAAATTTGTATAGTGAATCCTATGCTTTGGGATGCTTAGTACATTTAGCATATTTCTGGAGCAAATTTACCTGTGGTTTGCGTGATCTGCTTCATAGATTTAAGaatatgtttttttctatttgttggCTCTGCAGTTTTTTTGTTCCTTCTCCCGTTGTAATATTTTACTTAGTAATAAATAAGATAGGGGTCTATGTCATGCTCCATCACCATGGGAGGTGAGAGCCTTGATGGttgaattgaataaaaaatagttatttacATTGTGTTAATTGCACCTGCccaaaagttattttaataCCTAAGTTTCAAGAGTGATTAGGAGTTAGAACTCCATCAAAGCATATGTGTTTCCTTCATGACCAAATACACTCCAAAGCCCCAACTATGTCTCTAAGTACTTAACATTGGAGTAGAAGGTGCCATATATCTTTTTGATACATAACAGTTGTGGTACGGAAATCCTCTTCTATTTAGGGCGTCATATATCAAATGTATTTCTAGAATGGCAGCCAACTAAAGCAAGCAACAATGGATAGTATCTTGATTCCATATAGATTTTTATGGCTAAACATCTACTGTTGGCATTGACATAGCCATCTTTAATAGAGTATTGTTGTCCCCATATTGACTCCCCCCCAAGAATAATTGGTCTTTTACATCCGGTTTCACCTTTAACGCCTGCTTTTGTATAAACAATATACTTATTGCTAAATACAGCTTGAGACTCCAATGTCggatatagaaataattgaccTTTTTTCATTATTGTCGTCTTCAGCTATTTTAGATGTATTATCAATCCTCATTGCTGCATTAGTTGCTCGTCTGTGTCCTGATTAATATTATCAACTACTCATTACAAGATCTTTTTTTTCATCTCTACTGCGATGTCTTAAACATTTTTTCCCAACGGTAAACTAATATAATCCCCAATACTTTTCTACTTCAAGTTCATTCTCGCAGCATCTTCCGTGCTATTGTATAATGGGTTACTGCATACTTATAAGTGAAATCATGTTAAATTCTCTCATTTTCATCACtgataagataaatattttaaagacgtAATCATTTTTCATTGACATCCTCTGTGTATTCTCTAATTATTGGTTATTCGGTCATCCAACATAACGTCCCAGGATTATATAAGAGgacacaattaaaaaaataataatatattttcaagtgTTCTCTATATAGTAGGAAAATGACAATTTGAAAggaatattttatcccatatgtACTTTAGAACATGGTTGATCTCTTTTNaaaaaaaaaaaaagataaatattttaaagatgtaATCATTTTTCATTGACAACCTCTCTGTATTCTCTAATTATTGGCTATTCGGTCATCCAACATAACATCCCAGGATAATATAGGAGgacacaattaaaaaaataataatcatattttcaaGTGTTCtctatatagtagaaaaatgacaatttgaaaggaatattttatcccatatgtACTTTAGAACATGGTtgatctcttttttttcttttcactcaCAACAGTCCCAGGcattttcatttcttatttaCCATCAATGTGCATTTTCCAAATCATGTATTTCTTTTTAGTTGATAGTTTAACCGTTTTAAGAAATGCTTCCATCAGCTTGTTTAATTAGCACTATGTTTGGTAACAATTTTATGAACCATTTATCAACTTGAatgcaaatatatttttgatgaatttataattattgttattgcAGTTTATTGGAAATTGTTTCAAAgcttatgaaattttttggttGATATTGCTAAGACTTGGAATTTCGAGTAATTCCTGTAATGAAGACAACAAGAGATCATcttcattt
This region includes:
- the LOC125877143 gene encoding uncharacterized protein LOC125877143 — its product is MRGMRTRRIMRLRVSPGMRTRRIMRMRVSPGMRTRRLVQRLIRLVRKLIKRLIQMMSNSRAGNKRSKRECIYRFIWQKHGEGASPVDMDEHDFTVVAELM